The Thermus brockianus genome window below encodes:
- a CDS encoding metallophosphoesterase family protein, with protein MRLLHTADWHLGKVLRGVDRTPEIAQALEALLELVRKERVDLVVVAGDLFDRPQVSAEAEALAVEFFLRLRELGVPALVIAGNHDPKERLEALSPLLALAGAMVRGRPLFREEGGVVEVKGLRAALLPFVSERVLMKRLWQEAEERHRTYAENMRRILANLASPLMLGHFAVEGSKPGAGEFAFHLSESYAVPASALPTAARYLALGHLHRQQQVSEAPLAWYPGSLIQLDFGEGEEAERGALLVELPPSGPARVYPIRERWGKPLRTYRLAPEALDGRLEEIRNFPGYVRLVLEGRVSPAVKERLFQALPNLLAVESALALPEELQGQGRAELGLLEAYARYLEERGRKEEALVQGLKQVLMEVELEALAPGT; from the coding sequence GTGCGCCTCCTGCACACCGCTGACTGGCACCTGGGGAAGGTTTTGCGCGGCGTGGACCGCACGCCCGAGATCGCCCAGGCTTTGGAAGCCCTTTTGGAACTCGTAAGGAAGGAGCGGGTGGACCTGGTGGTGGTGGCGGGGGACCTCTTTGACCGGCCCCAGGTTTCCGCGGAGGCCGAGGCTTTAGCGGTGGAGTTCTTCCTCAGGCTCCGCGAGCTTGGGGTTCCGGCCCTGGTCATCGCCGGGAACCACGACCCCAAGGAGCGCCTCGAGGCCCTCTCCCCCCTCCTGGCCCTGGCCGGGGCTATGGTGCGGGGCCGGCCCCTTTTTCGCGAGGAGGGGGGCGTGGTGGAGGTGAAGGGCCTAAGGGCGGCCCTCCTCCCCTTTGTCTCCGAGCGGGTACTCATGAAGCGGCTTTGGCAGGAGGCGGAGGAGCGCCACCGCACCTACGCCGAGAACATGCGCCGCATCTTGGCCAACCTGGCAAGCCCCCTTATGCTGGGCCACTTCGCCGTGGAGGGGTCCAAACCGGGAGCGGGGGAGTTCGCCTTTCACCTTTCGGAGAGCTACGCCGTGCCCGCTTCCGCCCTCCCCACCGCCGCCCGGTACCTGGCCTTAGGCCACCTCCACCGCCAACAGCAAGTTTCCGAGGCTCCCTTGGCCTGGTACCCGGGAAGCCTCATCCAGCTGGATTTCGGCGAGGGGGAAGAGGCGGAGCGGGGGGCGCTTTTGGTGGAGCTTCCCCCTTCGGGCCCGGCCCGGGTCTATCCCATCCGGGAGCGCTGGGGCAAGCCCTTAAGGACCTACCGCCTGGCCCCAGAGGCCTTGGACGGGCGGCTAGAGGAGATTAGGAACTTCCCCGGCTACGTGCGGCTTGTTTTGGAAGGGCGGGTTTCCCCGGCGGTGAAGGAGCGGCTTTTCCAGGCCCTGCCCAACCTCCTCGCCGTGGAGAGCGCTTTGGCCTTGCCCGAGGAACTCCAAGGGCAAGGAAGGGCGGAGCTTGGCCTGCTGGAGGCGTACGCCCGCTACCTAGAGGAACGGGGGCGCAAGGAGGAAGCCCTTGTGCAAGGCTTGAAGCAGGTCCTTATGGAGGTGGAGCTTGAGGCCCTTGCGCCTGGAACTTGA
- a CDS encoding AAA family ATPase, producing the protein MRPLRLELEGFGPYRERQEVDFSDVELFAITGPTGSGKSTLLDAIAFALYGRVPRVGREVASLVHPALGEARVRLTFQVGERVYRVERVRGKKGEGRLFELGAWGERLVPLETLDRLNQGIADLLGLSYEAFTRALLLPQGEFDRFLKGEAKERRQILLDLFELTRLKKARDKAAERRNALLEEKGRLEGELNALGGLPWRPWRPWRVSWKRPKGRRRPWGSKSPG; encoded by the coding sequence TTGAGGCCCTTGCGCCTGGAACTTGAGGGGTTCGGCCCTTATCGGGAACGCCAGGAGGTGGACTTCTCCGACGTGGAGCTTTTCGCCATCACCGGGCCCACGGGGAGCGGCAAGAGCACCCTTCTGGACGCCATCGCCTTCGCCCTCTATGGCCGCGTGCCCCGGGTGGGCCGGGAGGTGGCCAGCCTGGTGCACCCCGCTTTGGGAGAGGCCCGGGTGCGCCTCACCTTCCAGGTGGGGGAAAGGGTTTACCGGGTGGAACGGGTGCGGGGGAAGAAGGGCGAAGGGCGGCTTTTTGAGCTTGGAGCCTGGGGCGAGCGCCTGGTGCCCTTGGAAACCCTGGACCGGCTAAACCAGGGGATTGCGGACCTCCTCGGCCTCTCCTACGAGGCCTTCACCCGGGCCCTCCTCCTGCCCCAGGGGGAGTTTGACCGCTTTTTGAAGGGGGAAGCCAAGGAAAGGCGGCAGATCCTCCTGGACCTCTTTGAGCTGACCCGCTTAAAGAAGGCCCGGGACAAGGCGGCGGAGAGGCGCAACGCCCTCCTGGAGGAGAAGGGGCGCCTGGAGGGGGAGCTTAACGCCTTGGGGGGGCTACCCTGGAGGCCTTGGAGGCCCTGGAGAGTGAGCTGGAAAAGGCCCAAAGGGAGGCGGAGGCCCTGGGGAAGCAAAAGCCCCGGCTAG
- a CDS encoding AAA family ATPase: MEALESELEKAQREAEALGKQKPRLEREAEEAKALLQALEERQALEARRARLEAEAPTMEALRERLARAEEAARALPLWRAYREKEAALRDTEGKIQELEGKLAGLEERRKALAFDPEALRGAREALLEAQGLRALEALWRRVGVREHPKPRLDPKALEALLEKEPLLEGEVRALEAWAEARRALREEEAALAGLEDELGRVEALGKAKREEVSALEEALKAAEAHALREELVALQGELDRLLKEKARLEGELAELKEAERRQGLLAYHDLLEPGEPCPLCGGVVHALPPRPEGLDLAGRRKALEEALSEVLRELGRLEQAVSEKEKALEALGVEPKPGDLEGLKEAHAQAKEALEGLRGRYQELRGELRSKEVAVRELRQEEARLRQGREGEAEALLAEAQAALAALKEEKAALGAGLYRYLQEATRGLGVEAFLRALAAEVKALEEKEGKDRELSQKVEETLRTLSALRARKEEQGRALAEAEASLQGLMPEEEARQFYLSPEEEAALQTRLQDHEKELAEVEARWNALPPLPEVSLEEARARLGKAQEALSRAQERLRELGERMAVLRDRAEALRESLQRRRELEGRLAQVVREVDLWDKLARDLQENHFPDYLLGLKQQSLVERADALLATLSGGRYRLLGKGGEYEVYDLWTEARRPVKTLSGGESFLASLSLALALSEELSRGRLGALFLDEGFGTLDPETLEVVAGVLESLPTRGRLVGIVTHVEALAERLPARLRVRKHPSGSRVEWV; the protein is encoded by the coding sequence TTGGAGGCCCTGGAGAGTGAGCTGGAAAAGGCCCAAAGGGAGGCGGAGGCCCTGGGGAAGCAAAAGCCCCGGCTAGAACGGGAGGCCGAGGAGGCGAAAGCCCTCCTCCAAGCCCTGGAGGAGCGCCAGGCCCTGGAGGCGAGGCGGGCCCGCCTCGAGGCCGAGGCCCCCACCATGGAGGCCTTACGGGAACGCCTGGCCCGGGCGGAGGAGGCGGCGCGGGCCCTTCCCCTTTGGCGGGCCTATCGGGAAAAGGAGGCGGCCCTTAGGGACACGGAGGGGAAAATCCAGGAGTTGGAAGGGAAACTCGCCGGCTTGGAGGAGCGGCGAAAGGCCCTGGCCTTTGACCCCGAGGCCCTAAGGGGGGCCCGGGAGGCCCTCCTGGAGGCCCAGGGGTTGAGGGCCCTGGAGGCTCTTTGGCGGCGGGTGGGCGTGAGGGAGCACCCCAAGCCGCGCCTAGACCCCAAGGCCCTCGAGGCCCTTTTGGAAAAGGAACCCCTTCTGGAAGGGGAGGTGCGCGCCCTAGAGGCCTGGGCCGAGGCCAGGCGGGCGCTTCGGGAGGAGGAAGCGGCCTTGGCGGGGCTTGAGGACGAGCTCGGGCGGGTTGAGGCCCTGGGCAAGGCCAAACGGGAGGAGGTTTCCGCCCTGGAGGAGGCCTTGAAGGCGGCGGAGGCCCACGCCCTAAGGGAGGAGCTTGTGGCCCTCCAAGGGGAGTTAGACCGCCTCCTTAAGGAGAAGGCCCGTTTGGAAGGGGAGCTTGCCGAGCTCAAGGAGGCGGAGAGGCGGCAGGGGTTATTGGCCTACCACGACCTTCTGGAGCCGGGGGAGCCCTGCCCCCTTTGTGGCGGCGTGGTCCACGCCCTGCCCCCAAGGCCTGAGGGCCTGGACCTGGCGGGAAGGCGAAAAGCCTTGGAGGAGGCCTTAAGCGAGGTCTTGCGTGAGCTAGGGAGGCTAGAGCAGGCGGTTTCCGAGAAGGAGAAAGCCCTGGAGGCTTTGGGGGTGGAGCCTAAGCCCGGGGACCTGGAGGGCCTTAAGGAGGCTCACGCCCAGGCGAAAGAGGCGTTGGAGGGCCTGCGGGGCCGCTACCAGGAACTTAGAGGAGAGCTAAGGTCCAAGGAGGTGGCGGTGAGAGAGCTAAGGCAAGAGGAAGCCCGCCTCCGCCAAGGCCGGGAAGGGGAGGCGGAGGCCCTCCTGGCCGAGGCCCAGGCCGCCCTGGCCGCCCTTAAGGAGGAGAAGGCCGCCTTGGGGGCGGGGCTATACCGTTACCTCCAGGAGGCCACCCGTGGCCTGGGGGTGGAGGCCTTCTTGCGGGCCCTCGCCGCGGAGGTGAAGGCCCTGGAGGAGAAAGAGGGGAAGGACCGGGAGCTTTCCCAAAAGGTGGAGGAGACCCTCCGAACCCTTTCCGCCTTGCGGGCCAGGAAGGAGGAGCAAGGGAGAGCCCTCGCCGAGGCGGAGGCTTCCCTCCAGGGCCTCATGCCCGAGGAGGAGGCGAGGCAGTTCTACCTTTCCCCCGAGGAGGAGGCGGCGCTGCAAACACGCCTTCAGGACCACGAAAAGGAGCTCGCCGAGGTGGAAGCCCGTTGGAACGCCCTCCCTCCCTTGCCCGAGGTTTCCTTGGAGGAGGCCAGGGCCCGCCTTGGGAAAGCCCAGGAAGCGCTAAGCCGCGCCCAAGAAAGGCTTCGGGAACTGGGGGAAAGGATGGCCGTCCTGCGGGACCGGGCTGAGGCCCTGCGGGAAAGTTTGCAAAGGCGCCGGGAGCTGGAGGGCCGGCTGGCGCAGGTGGTGCGGGAGGTGGACCTCTGGGACAAGCTCGCCCGGGACCTCCAGGAGAACCACTTCCCCGACTACCTCCTAGGCCTTAAGCAACAGAGCCTGGTGGAGCGGGCCGATGCCCTCCTCGCCACCCTCTCCGGCGGGCGGTACCGGCTTCTCGGCAAGGGCGGGGAGTACGAGGTGTACGACCTCTGGACCGAGGCCCGCCGCCCGGTGAAGACCCTTTCCGGGGGGGAGAGTTTCCTCGCGAGCCTCTCCTTGGCCCTGGCCCTTTCCGAGGAGCTTTCCCGGGGCCGCTTGGGGGCGCTCTTTTTGGACGAGGGCTTCGGCACCTTGGACCCGGAGACCCTCGAGGTGGTGGCGGGGGTATTGGAAAGCCTCCCCACCCGGGGCAGGCTCGTGGGGATCGTGACCCACGTGGAGGCCCTGGCGGAGAGGCTTCCCGCTAGGCTTCGCGTGCGCAAACACCCTTCGGGCAGCCGGGTGGAGTGGGTTTAG
- a CDS encoding CBS domain-containing protein — translation MKKAKDIMSTEVVMIQGSATVKEAINLMKETGLRALIVDRRNEEDAYGIVTETDIVYKVIAYGKDPSTVQVHEIMTKPVITVNPDLGVEYVARLFANTGIRRAPVIQGEVIGIVSVSDILRKAVF, via the coding sequence GTGAAGAAGGCCAAGGACATCATGTCCACCGAGGTGGTGATGATCCAGGGTTCGGCCACGGTGAAGGAGGCCATCAACCTGATGAAGGAAACAGGCCTCCGCGCCCTTATCGTGGACCGCCGGAACGAGGAGGACGCCTACGGCATCGTCACCGAGACGGACATCGTCTACAAGGTCATCGCCTACGGCAAAGACCCCTCCACGGTGCAGGTGCACGAGATCATGACCAAACCGGTTATTACGGTGAACCCCGACCTTGGGGTGGAGTACGTGGCCCGGCTCTTCGCCAACACGGGCATCCGTCGTGCCCCGGTGATCCAGGGCGAGGTTATCGGGATCGTTTCCGTGAGCGACATCCTGCGCAAGGCGGTCTTTTAA
- a CDS encoding pectin acetylesterase-family hydrolase has product MKRLLALLSLLGLALAQGLALWQAVEVPGGVCADGSPYRFYVSPGDPKKVVLDFQGGGACWDAATCGPESRTYRKRVDTQELALAQGIYNRLSVANPFHGWTHVFVPYCTGDLHVGRATVDYGGYRVHHQGARNVQAVLEYLFKNHTNPERVFVTGCSAGAYGAVFWADKVLATYKNAQVAVCGDAGVGVRTEGFPGFARWNPRLPDLPGLSPNPEVSEIYLALARAYPKAVVAQYTTVLDGTQIFFYGLMKGEATPSEATAREWALKAQEAALRPAQAANYTFYLAPGSQHCILPRPELYTLKVGEVSFLDWLRGLAEGKAPPRVRP; this is encoded by the coding sequence ATGAAGCGGCTTTTAGCCCTCCTTTCGCTATTGGGTTTGGCTTTGGCCCAAGGGCTTGCCCTCTGGCAGGCGGTGGAGGTGCCGGGCGGGGTGTGCGCCGACGGCTCCCCCTACCGCTTCTACGTGAGCCCGGGGGACCCCAAGAAGGTGGTCTTGGACTTCCAAGGGGGTGGGGCCTGTTGGGACGCCGCCACCTGCGGCCCGGAAAGCCGCACCTACCGCAAGCGGGTGGACACCCAGGAGCTCGCCCTCGCCCAGGGCATCTATAACCGCCTGAGCGTGGCCAACCCCTTCCACGGCTGGACCCACGTCTTCGTGCCCTACTGCACCGGGGACCTCCACGTGGGGAGGGCCACGGTGGACTACGGGGGCTACCGGGTGCACCACCAGGGGGCGCGGAACGTGCAGGCGGTGCTGGAGTACCTTTTCAAGAACCACACCAACCCGGAGCGGGTTTTCGTCACCGGGTGTAGCGCCGGGGCCTACGGGGCGGTCTTCTGGGCGGACAAGGTGCTGGCCACCTACAAAAACGCCCAGGTGGCGGTCTGCGGCGATGCCGGGGTGGGGGTGCGCACGGAGGGCTTCCCGGGCTTTGCCCGCTGGAACCCGCGCCTGCCCGACCTGCCAGGCCTTTCCCCGAACCCTGAGGTTTCGGAGATCTACCTGGCCTTGGCCCGGGCCTACCCGAAGGCGGTGGTCGCCCAGTACACCACCGTCCTGGACGGCACGCAGATCTTCTTCTATGGCCTCATGAAGGGCGAGGCCACCCCTTCCGAGGCCACCGCTCGGGAATGGGCCCTAAAGGCCCAGGAGGCGGCGCTCCGTCCGGCCCAGGCGGCAAACTACACCTTCTACCTGGCCCCAGGGAGCCAGCACTGCATCCTGCCGAGGCCCGAGCTCTACACCCTGAAGGTGGGGGAGGTGAGCTTCCTGGACTGGCTTAGGGGTTTGGCGGAGGGGAAGGCGCCGCCTCGGGTGCGGCCTTGA
- the recG gene encoding ATP-dependent DNA helicase RecG, with product MGSVREGELKERLLRPLLRELKDGARDRVVVGGLESLVENLARPFPEVRRLFQGYGAKTPEARKGVLEAAIRLLQDGLPPEKPQSPPPPRLALEDPAHHLAPPQSRKKLSELGLHTVRDVLQYYPRRYEDRRTLPGVRFLEDGKKATLQVKVLSKELIKTPKKGMQVVQVKAQDAWGWRLTLVWFNQPWVLSQVEEGATLIVTGRVQRRGGVQLFVEHFEDEGTESLSTGRIVPIYPAKEGISQAFLRRTVHRALELALPLQDPLGPYREAEGLADYSEALTHIHFPEDEEALKRALLRLKFDEYLLLELKALLDAGGLVLGRSFRVEEAWVETFKKALPFPLTRAQARVMEEIAKDMQSPRQMARLLQGDVGSGKTVVAAFALFLAAQNGAQGALMAPTEILARQHFQNLTRYLFPLGVRVELLLGSMSPKEKEAAIGRLAAGEAQVAVGTHALIQEGVAFRDLGLAVVDEEHRFGVLQRRALLKMAQVPPDVLVMSATPIPRSLALTLYGDLEVSVLDEMPPGRTPVKTKVLPHRLRLQAYAFAREEVKKGHQVFVVAPAIEENEELDLKAAKSLYEELKALLPEVRMALLHGKLPAREKEAVMEAFRQGSFDLLVSTTVIEVGVDIPKATLIIVENAERFGLAQLHQLRGRVGRGGLEGYALFIAGEASGKTLKRLKVLEESTDGFYIAEMDLKLRGPGELRGTRQSGYPELRLGDLAEDTGIIERARALAKRILEADPDLSRPEHQALKAELRAQAERIGFREVI from the coding sequence ATGGGGAGCGTGAGGGAAGGGGAACTTAAGGAGCGGCTTCTAAGGCCCCTTCTTCGCGAGCTTAAGGACGGGGCAAGGGACCGGGTGGTGGTGGGAGGACTGGAAAGCCTGGTGGAGAACCTGGCCCGGCCCTTCCCCGAGGTCCGGCGGCTTTTTCAGGGCTATGGGGCCAAGACCCCGGAGGCGCGGAAGGGGGTCTTGGAGGCCGCCATCCGCCTCCTCCAGGACGGGCTACCCCCGGAAAAGCCCCAAAGCCCTCCCCCTCCCCGCCTGGCCCTCGAGGACCCCGCCCACCACCTCGCCCCCCCGCAAAGCCGCAAGAAGCTCTCCGAGCTCGGCCTCCACACGGTGCGGGACGTGCTCCAGTACTACCCCCGCCGCTACGAGGACCGCCGCACCCTGCCCGGGGTGCGCTTTTTGGAGGACGGCAAGAAGGCCACCCTGCAGGTGAAGGTGCTGAGCAAAGAGCTCATCAAAACCCCCAAGAAGGGCATGCAGGTGGTGCAGGTCAAGGCCCAGGACGCCTGGGGATGGCGGCTTACCCTGGTCTGGTTCAACCAGCCTTGGGTCCTTTCCCAGGTGGAGGAGGGCGCCACCCTCATCGTCACGGGCCGGGTGCAGCGGCGGGGGGGTGTGCAGCTCTTCGTGGAGCACTTTGAGGACGAGGGCACCGAATCCCTCTCCACCGGGCGCATCGTCCCCATCTACCCCGCCAAGGAAGGGATCAGCCAGGCCTTCCTCCGGCGCACGGTCCACCGGGCCCTGGAACTTGCCCTGCCCCTCCAAGACCCCTTGGGGCCCTACCGGGAGGCGGAGGGGCTTGCGGATTACAGCGAGGCCCTAACCCACATCCACTTCCCCGAGGACGAGGAGGCCCTCAAGCGGGCCCTGTTGCGGCTCAAGTTTGACGAGTACCTGCTTTTGGAACTGAAGGCCCTTTTGGACGCCGGGGGGTTGGTCCTGGGCCGGAGCTTCCGGGTGGAGGAGGCCTGGGTGGAAACCTTCAAGAAGGCCCTCCCCTTCCCCCTTACCCGGGCCCAGGCGCGGGTCATGGAGGAGATCGCTAAGGACATGCAAAGCCCCAGGCAGATGGCCCGCCTCCTCCAGGGGGATGTGGGCTCGGGGAAGACGGTGGTGGCGGCCTTCGCCCTCTTTTTGGCGGCGCAAAACGGGGCCCAAGGGGCCCTCATGGCCCCCACCGAGATCCTGGCCCGGCAGCACTTTCAAAACCTCACCCGCTACCTCTTCCCCCTGGGGGTGCGGGTGGAGCTCCTTTTGGGCTCCATGAGCCCCAAGGAGAAGGAGGCGGCCATCGGGCGCCTGGCGGCGGGGGAGGCCCAGGTGGCCGTGGGCACCCACGCCCTCATCCAGGAGGGGGTGGCCTTCCGGGACCTGGGCCTCGCCGTGGTGGACGAGGAACACCGCTTCGGCGTCCTCCAGCGGCGGGCCCTCCTCAAGATGGCCCAGGTTCCCCCGGATGTCCTGGTCATGTCCGCTACCCCCATCCCCCGCTCCCTGGCCCTCACCCTTTACGGGGACCTGGAGGTGAGCGTCCTGGACGAGATGCCCCCGGGCCGTACCCCCGTAAAGACCAAGGTCCTCCCCCACCGCCTCCGCCTCCAGGCCTACGCCTTCGCCCGGGAGGAGGTGAAAAAGGGCCACCAGGTCTTCGTGGTGGCCCCGGCCATTGAGGAGAACGAAGAGCTGGACCTAAAGGCGGCGAAAAGCCTCTACGAGGAGCTCAAGGCCCTCCTTCCCGAGGTGCGCATGGCGCTCCTCCACGGCAAACTGCCCGCCCGGGAGAAGGAGGCGGTGATGGAGGCCTTCCGCCAGGGAAGCTTTGACCTTCTGGTTTCCACCACGGTGATTGAGGTGGGGGTGGACATCCCGAAGGCTACCCTCATCATCGTGGAGAACGCCGAGCGCTTCGGCCTGGCCCAACTCCACCAGCTTAGGGGCCGGGTGGGAAGGGGGGGCCTGGAGGGCTACGCCCTCTTCATCGCCGGGGAAGCGAGCGGGAAGACCCTAAAGCGCCTTAAGGTGCTGGAGGAGTCCACGGACGGCTTCTACATCGCCGAGATGGACCTGAAGCTCAGGGGCCCCGGGGAGCTGCGGGGAACGCGGCAGTCGGGCTACCCTGAGCTAAGGCTTGGGGACTTGGCGGAGGACACCGGCATCATTGAAAGGGCCCGGGCCCTCGCCAAGCGGATCCTCGAGGCCGACCCAGACCTCTCCCGGCCCGAGCACCAGGCCCTGAAGGCGGAGCTACGGGCCCAGGCGGAACGCATTGGCTTTCGGGAAGTGATCTGA
- a CDS encoding M16 family metallopeptidase: MSRVERLPNGLLLALEERDYPGVAFQLLVPAGAVNEPEELLGASTLLEGWLWKGAGELDARALAEALDALGVRRSSGAGLEYTAFSAAFLPEVLEEVFRLYALLLTRPRFPEEGFEAVRSVALQSLLSQEDQPARKLFSELRRHIFLSPHGRDPLGEEESLKGASPEAVREDFRRRYTPKGAILAVAGGVSWERLLVALEPLLAWEGEEAFYPKPRLSEPHRFALERPTAQVQIGLAYPDVGPEDPNFYAARLALEVLSGGMSSRLFTEVREKRGLVYAVSAFPAGVKGQGLLMAYAGTTKERAGETLAVMLREMERLREGVEDEELARAKVGLKTALVLADESIRSRAASMARDLFYLGRVRPLAEIEAAIAGTGLEAVNRFLREHPYRNPWVGLLGEVSHVS, from the coding sequence GTGAGCCGCGTGGAGCGACTGCCCAATGGCCTTCTCCTGGCCCTGGAGGAAAGGGACTACCCGGGGGTGGCCTTCCAACTTTTGGTCCCCGCCGGGGCGGTGAACGAGCCCGAGGAGCTCCTGGGGGCGAGCACCCTCCTGGAGGGGTGGCTTTGGAAAGGGGCGGGGGAGCTGGACGCCCGGGCCCTGGCGGAGGCGTTGGATGCTCTGGGGGTGCGGCGGAGTAGCGGGGCGGGGCTAGAGTACACCGCCTTCTCCGCCGCCTTCCTGCCCGAGGTGCTGGAGGAGGTTTTCCGCCTTTATGCCCTCCTCCTCACCCGTCCCCGTTTTCCCGAGGAAGGGTTTGAGGCGGTGCGGAGCGTGGCCCTTCAGTCCCTCCTTTCCCAAGAGGACCAACCGGCGCGGAAGCTTTTTTCCGAGCTCCGCCGCCACATCTTCCTCTCCCCCCACGGGCGCGACCCCTTGGGGGAGGAGGAAAGCCTGAAAGGAGCAAGCCCCGAGGCGGTGCGGGAGGACTTCCGTCGGCGCTACACCCCCAAGGGGGCCATCCTGGCGGTGGCGGGGGGGGTTTCCTGGGAGAGGCTTTTGGTTGCCCTAGAGCCCCTCTTGGCCTGGGAGGGAGAGGAGGCTTTTTACCCCAAGCCCCGGCTTTCCGAGCCCCATCGCTTTGCCCTGGAGAGGCCCACGGCCCAGGTGCAGATCGGCCTGGCCTACCCCGATGTGGGACCGGAGGACCCCAACTTTTATGCGGCCAGGCTCGCCCTGGAGGTCCTCTCGGGCGGCATGTCTAGCCGCCTCTTTACCGAGGTGCGGGAGAAGCGGGGCCTGGTCTATGCCGTCTCCGCCTTCCCTGCCGGGGTGAAGGGCCAGGGCCTCCTCATGGCCTATGCCGGGACCACCAAGGAAAGGGCAGGGGAGACCCTGGCGGTGATGCTAAGGGAGATGGAACGCCTACGGGAAGGCGTGGAGGACGAGGAGCTTGCCCGGGCCAAGGTGGGTCTGAAGACCGCCTTGGTCCTGGCGGACGAGTCCATTCGGAGCCGGGCCGCCTCCATGGCCCGGGACCTTTTCTACCTGGGGCGGGTGCGCCCCCTGGCGGAGATTGAGGCGGCCATCGCCGGGACGGGCCTCGAGGCGGTGAACCGCTTCCTGCGGGAGCACCCCTACCGGAACCCTTGGGTGGGGCTTTTGGGGGAGGTGAGCCATGTTTCGTGA
- a CDS encoding M16 family metallopeptidase, which produces MFREAELKNGLKVIAEVLPEARSVALGYFVKTGARDERAEESGVSHFLEHMVFKGPEGMDALSVNLAFDRLGAQYNAFTSEEATVYYGAVLPEFAFELLTLFSRLLRPALRQEDFDTEKKVILEEIARYQDRPGFMAYDWARARFFQGHPLGNSVLGTVESITALTRDQMAAYHARRYLPKNMVLAATGKVDFGRLLAEAEALTADWPQGEAERSYPPLRPAFGVEERPYEKARALYLVGLFPGVAYQEEKRFPAQVLAHLLGEEGSGRLHFALVDRGLAEVASFGHEEGDRAGFFHAYVQADPGNKEGVLAALQEELSRLRREGVGEEEVERAKTPLATALVFAGETPMGRLFHLGMEYLYTGRYLSLGALKERIGRVSAQEVNALLEEGLLDQGLYYLVLPHGA; this is translated from the coding sequence ATGTTTCGTGAGGCGGAGCTAAAAAACGGGCTTAAGGTCATCGCCGAGGTCCTGCCCGAAGCCCGCAGCGTGGCCTTGGGCTACTTCGTGAAGACGGGGGCCCGGGACGAGCGGGCGGAGGAAAGCGGGGTCAGCCACTTCCTGGAACACATGGTCTTCAAGGGGCCTGAGGGGATGGACGCCCTTTCCGTGAACCTGGCCTTTGACCGCCTGGGGGCCCAGTACAACGCCTTCACTTCCGAGGAGGCCACGGTCTACTACGGGGCGGTGTTGCCGGAGTTCGCCTTTGAGCTTCTCACCCTCTTCTCCAGGCTCCTGCGGCCCGCCCTGCGCCAGGAGGACTTTGACACGGAGAAAAAGGTCATCCTGGAGGAGATCGCCCGCTACCAGGACCGCCCCGGCTTCATGGCCTACGATTGGGCCCGGGCCCGCTTTTTCCAAGGCCACCCCTTGGGGAATAGCGTCTTGGGCACGGTGGAGAGCATCACCGCCCTCACCCGGGACCAGATGGCCGCCTACCACGCCAGGCGCTACCTCCCCAAGAACATGGTCCTGGCCGCCACGGGCAAGGTGGACTTCGGAAGGCTTCTGGCGGAGGCGGAGGCCCTCACGGCGGACTGGCCCCAGGGGGAGGCGGAAAGGAGCTACCCGCCCTTAAGGCCCGCCTTTGGCGTGGAGGAGCGCCCCTACGAGAAGGCGCGGGCGCTTTACCTGGTGGGGCTTTTCCCCGGGGTGGCCTACCAGGAGGAGAAGCGCTTCCCCGCCCAGGTCCTCGCCCATCTCTTGGGGGAGGAGGGCTCGGGGAGGCTTCACTTCGCCCTGGTGGACCGGGGCCTGGCGGAGGTGGCCTCCTTCGGCCACGAGGAAGGGGATAGGGCGGGTTTCTTCCACGCTTACGTGCAGGCGGACCCCGGGAACAAGGAGGGCGTTCTCGCCGCCCTTCAAGAGGAGCTTTCCCGCCTGCGGCGGGAGGGGGTGGGGGAGGAGGAGGTGGAGAGGGCCAAAACCCCCTTGGCCACCGCCTTGGTCTTCGCCGGGGAAACCCCCATGGGCCGGCTTTTCCACCTGGGGATGGAGTACCTCTACACGGGCCGCTACCTCTCCTTAGGAGCGCTCAAGGAGCGGATTGGCCGGGTATCTGCCCAAGAGGTGAACGCCCTCTTGGAGGAGGGGCTCTTGGACCAAGGCCTCTACTATTTGGTCTTACCCCATGGAGCTTAG